GGATGGTTTTGTTATCGGTGAAGGGGCGGCAATCGTAACCCTGGAGGATATGGATTCCGCTCGAAGCAGGGGAGCGACTGTCTACGGGTCGATTACCGGCTTCGGAACTTCCTGCGACGGCACTCACCGTATCACGCCGGATCAGGATGGTAGAGGGCTGGCCAGGGCGATAAAGGCTGCCCTGGACGGTGCCGGTTATCAGCCCGGTGATATTGATTACATCTGTGCTGACGGTGCGGCAACCGAACTGGGGGATGTCAGCGAAACAAGAGCAATCAAGGCGGTATTCGGCAGTTATGCGGCGGAAATACCGGTCAGCGCCCCGAAGTCCATGTTCGGACACCTGCTGGGGGCATCCGGTGCCGTTGACCTGGTCGGTACTCTGCTGACTATGCAGGAGGGGGTTATTCTGCCCACGATAAACTACCGGACAGAGGACCCGGAGTGCAATCTGGACTATGTGCCGAATAAATGTAGGTCTAAAGAGGTTAATCGTGCCATTGTCATCTCGCGCGGTCGCGGAGGCATAAATGCCGTCCTGGCTGTAGAAAGGAGTTAGCGGTTATGGCGAATATCGAAGAAAGGGTGAAGGGTTTTTTCGCCAGGTTCCTTGACCTGAGTCCTGCCGAGATTACTCCGCAGGTTAACCTGAGGGATGATCTTAAGATGGACTCAACGGAGATGGTGGAGCTGGTGGTGGCTTTAGAAAAAGAGTTCAATATCCATCTTAAGGATGGTGAGATTACCAACAGGAATTGCGTCGGCGACCTGTTCAAGACCGTTGGAGAGAAGCTGGGATAATGAGAGTTATTGACCTGAGTCTCCCCATCGATGACGGTGTTTTTGAGCCCCACCCGGTAAAGATAAAGAGGTGGGGACACAGGGATGGCGGAGACCGTTTCGGCCGGATTTGGGCGAAGTCTCACGGGATAAGAGGAATTCTGGGCTATATTACGGGACGGGAGCGGATTACGCGTAATTCCTTCAGGGACGGCGCCTTCCTGTCCCTGGAGTGGGTCAGGGCGGCGGTCCATAGCGGCACTCACCTTGATGCGCCCTATCATTTCGGGCCTATTTCGGAAGGAAAAGAGGCCAAGAAGATAGAGGACATACCCGTTGAGTGGTGCTATGGGAACGGCGTCGTCCTGGACTGTTCTCAAAAAGAGCCGGGAGGGCTTATTGTCAGGGAGGATTTAGAGCGAGCACTCGACAGCATTCGGTATGAGATAAAGCCCATGGATATCGTCCTTATCCGTACCGGCGGTGATAAGTTATGGGGAACTCGGGAATACTACTCCCATTTTGTCGGGGTGAGCCGGGAGGCGCTTGCCTATATTCTGGACTTCAAGGTAAAGGTGGTCGGGATTGATACCTTTAGCTTTGACCGTCCGCTCAACAGGATGGTGGCCGATTTTCTAAAGACGAAGGACAATTCTTACCTCTGGCCGGCCCACTTCTACGGCAGGGAAAAGGAGTACTGTCATATTGAGAGGCTGGCCAACCTGGATAAGATTCCCTCGTATGGTTTCCGGCTGGCCTGTTTCCCGATAAAGATAAAAGGGGTGGGTGCCGCTGCGGTAAGAGCGGTCGCCATTATTGAATAAAAAAGGAGGCAAGAATGGGACATACGGTAAACTCTATTCTGATTGAGGCGCCTTACGAGCGGGTCTTCGATATCTCTAACGATATCGGGCGGTGGACGGAGCTGTTCGGCGGTGAGTACAAAGAGGCCAAGGTGCTGAAACGGGAGGGGAACAAAATCACCTTCCAGTTGGCCGATAATGAAGGTAATTCCTGGCAGTCCTTTCGTCTCCTCTTTAAGGATTATTACTTTACCTATGCCCAGAAGATGGAGCCGGCATTCCCTTTCAAGTATATGAAGATTATCTGGCTCTATACTCCTACCCCGGCAGGGGTAAAGCTGACCTGGGTGCAGGATTTCACCATGGCGGACGGAGCCAAGTTTAACGACGAACAGGTTGAAGGCTTCATCAACAAGCATTCCCGGGATAACCTGCAGATATTTAAGAGTGTGATAGAGAAAGAATCAGGGGGGTAAGAGATGAGCGAGCTGAAGGGTAAGACGGCTATCGTTACCGGGGCGAGCCGGGGCATCGGCGGAGCGCTGGGGGTGGCGTTGGCAAAAGAGGGGATGGACCTGGTGCTTGCCGCACGCGGCCGGTCAGTGCTCGAAGAGACCGCCGCAGGGCTGTCCCGTAAATATAAAGTGCGGGTAGTTCCGGTAGCCTGTGATGTTACCCGGCAGGACGACCTGGAGAATCTGGCCGCTACCGCTATCAGGGAGTTCAAGAAGATAGATGCCTTGATCAACAGCGCCGGGGTAAGCAGCCAGTACCCCTTTCAGGAGCAGCCGCTCGAAGACATCGCCAGGCTGATGTATACCAATTACTTCGGGGCGGTGATGCTGACCCGCCTCATGATCAACCACTTTATCGAAAACAAGAACGGCGCCGTTATCAATATTACCTCCGGCTCAACCCTGGTAGACCCGCCGCCGAGAAACTTTATCGTTTATTCCTCTCTGAAGCGGGCGCTGAATGCTTTTAGCAAGGGGCTTTTCTGGGAGTTGAGGGACCAGGGTATCAAGGTAACCTCGATTATGCCCGGGGTGACCGATACCGCCCTGACCGGAGGGCTTGCCGAGATTTCAGTGGACCGTTCGCGTCTGATGCAGACCGGGGTGATAGAGGATGCCGTCAAGTTTGCTCTCTCCGTACCGGCCAATGTCTGTCCTCTGGAGATTTCGGTTATCAACCAGCGCACCCCCTGGACGAGTCCGGTAATTCCATACCGACAGGATCATCCCAAAGAATGATGTTTGATGCGCATATTCACTGGCTGCCCGGGGAGATTATCGAAAATGCCCACTTTTACTCTGCCGCCTGGGGTAGTATAGAGGGTCAGCTTGAGGTCATGGACAAATTCCACATCGATAAGACCCTCATCGTCTATCCGACCAACGATGCCTACCGGAAGATGGGGGGACTGGGAGAGGTCGCCCGGCTCTACAATGACCGCATAGCCGGGGTGGTGGGAAGATACCCGGAGCGGTTCGCCGGAGCGGCCATCCTGCCGGTCGATGAGCCGGAAGAGATGGCCAGAGAGTTCGAGCGGGTAACCAAGAGCCTGGGGTTCAGGGCCCTTTCCCTGGCGACCAGCTTTGACGGCATATACCTGGATGATCAGCGGTTTTGCCGACTCTATGAGGAGGCGGAGTCGCTTAATATCCCCATCTTTGTGCATCCCCAGACGATAAATCCGATAGGCTACGAGCGGATAAAGGATCCCCTGCTTACTCCTGCCATCGAGTTCGTCTTCGATACTACCATCTGCATCGGCAAGCTGATTATGGCGGGTACGCTCAAGCGGTTCCCCGACCTCAAATTTATCTTTGCTCATTTCGGGGGAGTCGCCCCCTTCATCAAGGAAAGGTTCGACAGCATATACCGGATGCTCAGAGGCAGAGATATCGTTAAGGACCTCTTTGCCCTGCCCAGCGAGTATCTGAGGCGGATATATGTGGATACCAGCGGCGTTACCTCCAGCCATGCTCTCATGTGTACCCTGGAGATGGTGGGTGCGGAGCATATTCTGTGGGGCAGCGACTACCCGGGTAACCCCGACATACCGGCCTCGATCAGCGCCATCGAGAAACTCGATATTCCTGCCCGGGAAAAGGCGAAGATAATGGGGGCAAACATGGAGCGGGTGCTGGCCGGGGCAATCACCTGAGGGCGATATCAGGCTGGACTAGCTGCCCTTACTCAGGTATTTATCTACCAGCAGCTTAAGTTTTTCCTTCTGTTCGGGCGGTATCGAGGCGGGATCGGTGACAATCGCTGTCTCCAGGGCGGTGGCGCAGTCGCAGCGGCGTTCGTGCGGTATCCTGGCGGCGGTTACTCTGATGATTTCCCTGATCCTGTCGTTGTTCTGCTTCAGTGTCTCTATGATGACATCGATCGGGGTCGGCTCGTCGTGTTTCTGCCAGCAGTCGTAGTCGGTGATGCTGACGATAGCGGCGTAGCATATTTCGGCTTCTCGGGCCAGCTTGGCTTCGGGTGAGGCGGTCATGCCGATGATATCGCCTCCCCAGGAGCGGTAGAGGTTTGACTCAGCTCTGGTGGAGAAGGCCGGGCCCTCCATCGCCAGGTAGGTCCCGCCCCGGTGGACGGCAGCCCCGGCCTCCTGTGCTGTCCGGTAAAGAAGATGGCTCAGTACCGGGCAGAAGGGCTCGGCGAAGATGATGTGGGCGACGATGCCGCCACTGAAGAAGGAGCTTGCCCGGTTGCGGGTGCGGTTGATAAGCTGGTCGGGGATGACCAGCTCGCCGGGTTTGAACTCCTCCTTGAGGCTGCCGGCAGCATTCACCGAGACTATCCACTCCACTCCCAGCGATTTCAGGGCGTAGATATTGGCCCGGTAGGGTATCTCGCCGGGGGAGAGGTGGTGCCCCTTGCCGTGGCGGGGCAGGAAGGCAACCGCAGCCCCTTCCAGATGCCCGGTGGTGATGGTGTCACTCGGCCTGCCGAATGGTGTCTCAATATCAACCTCTGTGATATCGGACAGCCCTTTGATATGATAGAGCCCGCTGCCCCCGATTACTCCGATTTTCGCCTCCGGCATCAGCTTTCTCCTTCCACTATTTTTCTATTGCTGTGTTCTATCAAACTATTCCCCTCAGCCTCTCGATATAGGGCTCTTTGATGACGCCCTTTTCCGTGATGATGGCCGTGATGTAGTAGTGGGGGGTGACGTCGAAGGCGGGGTTGGCCGCCACGGTGCCCTCCGGAGCGGTGCTTACTCCCTGGAGGTGGGTTACCTCGTCGGGGTCTCTCTCCTCGATGGGGATTTCGTTACCGCAGGCCAGGGAAAGGTCGATGGTGCTTACCGGTGCGGCGACGTAGAACGGGACTCCGTTTTCCATCGCAAGCACGGCCAGGCTGTAGCTGCCGATCTTGTTGGCGGTATCCCCGTTGGCGGTAATGCGGTCGGCGCCGATGATGACGCAGTCGATCTTCCCCCGGTTGAGAAAGTACCCTGCCATAGAGTCGGTGATCAGGGTGAAGGAGATGCCGGCCTGCTTCAACTCCCAGGCGGTGAGGCGTGCCCCCTGCAGCAGGGGACGGGTCTCGTCGGCGAGTACCTCGATCTTCTTGCCCTGCTCTTTCGCCTTTCTGATTATGCCGAGGGCGGTGCCATAGCCGGTGGTTGCCAGGGGGCCGGTATTACAGTGGGTCAGGATGGTAGCGCCGTCCTTGATTAATCCGGCGCCGAAGCGGGCCAGTTTTTCGGTGGCCTCAATCTCTCCCCAGTGTATTCTGACTGCTTCGTTAACCAGAGCCTTTTTCATCTGTGCCGTATCCCCGCCGGCTTCGGCTGCCCGTTGCATACGTTCGATAGCCATAAATAGGTTTCTTGCCGTGGGTCTGGTGGCGGCCAGGGTTTGGGTAATGTCCTTGAGCTCGAGCAGGAAATTGTCTCTGGACGTGTCCTCTATCTGCAGAGCGCCCAGGGCTATTCCGTAGGCTCCGGCCACTCCGATTGCCGGCGCCCCCCTGATTCTCATTTCCTTAATCGCTGCGGCGACCTCTTGATAATCACCAAGCTCCAGGTATACCTCTTCCCGGGGGAGCCTGGTCTGGTCAAGGAGTTTTATTTTTTTCCCCAGCCATTCTATAGGCTGGTAGCCTGTTTCTTTCATTCTGACCTTCTCGTGAACTTCCTTTGCCGAAGCAAGTTTTCTTACTGCCGTTCCTGCCAACGCTGGCGGGATATCTCCATGAGGATAAAGCGGCAGCCGTCTCTGGAGAGGTGTCCGCAGGGGGTGAACCCGCATTTCTCAAAGCAGCGCTGTGCCTGGTGGTTTGAGTAGAGGGTCTTCAGGTAGATGCGGTTTAGTTTGGTGGCCCGGTAGATGTGGTTAAGCAGCGTGGTAACGGTATCGGCACCGTAGCCCTTGTCCCGGCAGCTGCGGTTGCCAATCATAATCCCCAGTTCTCCTTCGCCACTGGTTTCGTCGATGTTATAACAGGAGCAGGTGCCGATGTGACTACCGGCCAGCGTTTCGATGGCAAACACGTGTTTATCCGGGGATGGATGGCGTATCTCATTCCAGTAGCCTGCCAGATATCGGTCGAAGGTCGTTTCTTGCACCTCTTGCACCGGGATTGCATTGAGCCGTGCCAGATCGGGGTCGGTCTGCCAGATATAGTTATCCAAGGCGTCAGCCAGTTTTCTCTTACGAATCCTGACCTTTTTACTGTTGGTCATACTACTCCCGAAGGGCCCCGTTCTCAGAACGGGGGTGAGTCCTCTCCTTCTGCCTGCAGCTCGTTCAGGGCCTGCTCCGCCGCTTGCTGGACTACCTCGTTGGAGGCATCCAGGCATTGTTCCAGGAAGTTCTTTGCCTCGGTACCGCCTGTCTGCCCCAGGGCCTCGATAGCGGCCAGCTGGATTTCAATGTCGGGATCGGCGGCAAGGTTGATCAAATAGGGAACTGCCTCCTCCTCACCCAGCTCGCCGCAGGCCCGGGCCACCTCGTAGCGTATCTCGGCGTCGGGACTACCCGCCTCGTCCAGTATTATGGACAGCCAGGAAGGGTTGCCGTTCCTCCCCATCGCATATATCGCGCTGATTCTGAGGGTGCGGTTGCTGCTCCGGTAGGCTTCCCCGATGGCTTTCTCTACTTCAGGTGAGTCCAGTGGGGCGATCGCTTCCAGGGCCCGGCGTCTTACTTCTACCGGTTTGTTTCTATCGTCTATCACGGCGAGTAAAGCACGGTATATCTTCGATGTGTAAGCAGGGCGCAGCTTTTGCTGTTCGGCCAGTGTGGTAAATTTACCCAGTCCTGTTGCTGCCGCTGCCTGGACCAGCTTTGAATTGTCCTGCTCCATTATAGCAATCAGGGTGTGTATCAGCGAGGGCTCCTCGTTTTCCCAGAGGCCTTCGATTGCCTTGCTCCGCACCTCGGCGTCCTGATCGCTCAGGCAGTTCTTGAAGATACTGTCAAAATCAAGCTCAAAGTTATCCTCGGCAAGCTCAACCAGCCGGGATACAATCTGCCGCCGCCGTTGCGACTCAATCGCTGGCCATACCTCTTTCAGGAAATTTAGCTTTTCCGTGGTTATGTTGGATAGGTCGGCCAGGCTTGAGTTAAGCAGCGGTTTGCTGCTGTCAGCCAGTTGGGTAATTATTTCCTCAATAGGTGATAGCATGGCAGGTACCTGTTCTCTTCATTCTTCCTCTTCCTCCTCTTCCTCCTCCCCGCTTTCCCAGATCGGCTCGGTGAAGTGGTCTATGTATTCACCCATAGCCTCGGCCGCAGCTTGCTTCATGCCCTCTCTTGTTTCTATCGCCAGCTGCGTTAGCTCGGTCAGGTCGATTTCAATGTTCAGTATTCTAACAAGGACTTTGAGTATCACCAGGGCGGCCATCGGATTTTGTATTCTGGTAGCATACATCGGGACCTCACCCAGCAGGCATATCCCGTCAATGTCTCTCTCCTTCGCTACTCCCAGCATCAGACCGTTGAGTCCGGCAATTTGCAGGTTGCCCTTTTGCACCAGGTCATATTTCTTCAGGTCTTCGGTCAACTTCTGGTTGGTACCTACTCCCCAGACCTTGGGCTGCTCGGTATGATGAATACGCGTCAATGCTGCGGCGAGGGTATAGACTCGCTGGGCCAGAAATCTTATCCCGACATCAAGGACACAGTTAGCCAGCTCATATCCTTTAGAGGCGGGCTGGTCTTCGCCGATGAATAGTATCAGGTCGCTCATTCCCTCCTTGTTCTTCCAATAGTAGAACCTGTTCTGAGGGAACTGCGGTGCCTCAACGACGTGGTCCCGGACCACTATTCCGATGGGATCGAAGAAGTAGGAAGACTCAATCTCACCAAGTCTCTTGAAGGGGAGCTTCTTAGCTAAATAGGTCGCTGCGATAGTGGCTACGTTGCCGATACCGGGCCAGGCAGCCAGCATCACCGGCGAGCTCAGTTTGGGACGGGCATAAATCTTGACCAGCTTTTTCATTCCATCATGCCTCTCGCTTTTCATTTTTTGACTGCTACCGACACAACGGGGCAATACAAAGAAGGGGTGTAAATCGAGCCGCCTTCCCACTTGGCATCGCTGCCAACGGCGGTAATCTCCTTGAGCAGATGGTAGACGTTTCCCGACACCATAGTATCCTTGACCCTACCTACTATTTTACCATTTTCTATCTTGTAGCCAAGCAGGACGTTACCACTGAAATCACCGCTCAAAATGTTGCCCTGTGCCGCTCCCATAAGGTACTCGATGACCAGTCCTTCCTTGACGTCGTTTACCATCTCTTCGAAGGTAGTCTTGCCCGGGGTGATGATGAAGGAGGTGGGGGCCGGAGCGAGCATCCCGCTGCTGTTTCTGTTGCCGTTGCCCGTGCTCCGTGTGCCGGCGAGGGCGGCTGTTTGCAGGTCGTAGATGAAGTTAGCTATTTTTCCTTCTTCGATGAGAGGGGTGTACCGGCTGGGTATGCCTTCATCATCGGCGGGACGGCTTTCCGGACGATAGTCTACGGTGGGGTCGTCGCGTAACGAAAGCTTGCTGTCGAAGACCGGCTCGCCGATCCTGTTGCCTATCGGCGAAGCACCCTCCAGGACTATTTTGCCGTTGAAGGCTGCCATCAGCGGCGGGATGATAGCGCTGGCCACTCCGCTGGGGGTAAAAATCACCGGCATTCTTTTGCCTTCCAATCGGGCTTGATTCCTGGCTAACTCAAGCTGTCGGAGCACGACATCGGTTATGCCCCTGGTCTCGCTTACGGGGTGGCACGAGCTGGCACTTTCGCCGACAAAGAGCATATCCGTGTCGCGGATCAGGTGGCCTTCTATGCCGAGAGCAAAAGTGC
This genomic interval from Dehalococcoidales bacterium contains the following:
- a CDS encoding acyl carrier protein translates to MANIEERVKGFFARFLDLSPAEITPQVNLRDDLKMDSTEMVELVVALEKEFNIHLKDGEITNRNCVGDLFKTVGEKLG
- a CDS encoding cyclase family protein, which gives rise to MRVIDLSLPIDDGVFEPHPVKIKRWGHRDGGDRFGRIWAKSHGIRGILGYITGRERITRNSFRDGAFLSLEWVRAAVHSGTHLDAPYHFGPISEGKEAKKIEDIPVEWCYGNGVVLDCSQKEPGGLIVREDLERALDSIRYEIKPMDIVLIRTGGDKLWGTREYYSHFVGVSREALAYILDFKVKVVGIDTFSFDRPLNRMVADFLKTKDNSYLWPAHFYGREKEYCHIERLANLDKIPSYGFRLACFPIKIKGVGAAAVRAVAIIE
- a CDS encoding SRPBCC family protein, whose translation is MGHTVNSILIEAPYERVFDISNDIGRWTELFGGEYKEAKVLKREGNKITFQLADNEGNSWQSFRLLFKDYYFTYAQKMEPAFPFKYMKIIWLYTPTPAGVKLTWVQDFTMADGAKFNDEQVEGFINKHSRDNLQIFKSVIEKESGG
- a CDS encoding SDR family NAD(P)-dependent oxidoreductase — its product is MSELKGKTAIVTGASRGIGGALGVALAKEGMDLVLAARGRSVLEETAAGLSRKYKVRVVPVACDVTRQDDLENLAATAIREFKKIDALINSAGVSSQYPFQEQPLEDIARLMYTNYFGAVMLTRLMINHFIENKNGAVINITSGSTLVDPPPRNFIVYSSLKRALNAFSKGLFWELRDQGIKVTSIMPGVTDTALTGGLAEISVDRSRLMQTGVIEDAVKFALSVPANVCPLEISVINQRTPWTSPVIPYRQDHPKE
- a CDS encoding amidohydrolase family protein, yielding MMFDAHIHWLPGEIIENAHFYSAAWGSIEGQLEVMDKFHIDKTLIVYPTNDAYRKMGGLGEVARLYNDRIAGVVGRYPERFAGAAILPVDEPEEMAREFERVTKSLGFRALSLATSFDGIYLDDQRFCRLYEEAESLNIPIFVHPQTINPIGYERIKDPLLTPAIEFVFDTTICIGKLIMAGTLKRFPDLKFIFAHFGGVAPFIKERFDSIYRMLRGRDIVKDLFALPSEYLRRIYVDTSGVTSSHALMCTLEMVGAEHILWGSDYPGNPDIPASISAIEKLDIPAREKAKIMGANMERVLAGAIT
- the mtnP gene encoding S-methyl-5'-thioadenosine phosphorylase; this translates as MPEAKIGVIGGSGLYHIKGLSDITEVDIETPFGRPSDTITTGHLEGAAVAFLPRHGKGHHLSPGEIPYRANIYALKSLGVEWIVSVNAAGSLKEEFKPGELVIPDQLINRTRNRASSFFSGGIVAHIIFAEPFCPVLSHLLYRTAQEAGAAVHRGGTYLAMEGPAFSTRAESNLYRSWGGDIIGMTASPEAKLAREAEICYAAIVSITDYDCWQKHDEPTPIDVIIETLKQNNDRIREIIRVTAARIPHERRCDCATALETAIVTDPASIPPEQKEKLKLLVDKYLSKGS
- the mtnA gene encoding S-methyl-5-thioribose-1-phosphate isomerase; its protein translation is MAGTAVRKLASAKEVHEKVRMKETGYQPIEWLGKKIKLLDQTRLPREEVYLELGDYQEVAAAIKEMRIRGAPAIGVAGAYGIALGALQIEDTSRDNFLLELKDITQTLAATRPTARNLFMAIERMQRAAEAGGDTAQMKKALVNEAVRIHWGEIEATEKLARFGAGLIKDGATILTHCNTGPLATTGYGTALGIIRKAKEQGKKIEVLADETRPLLQGARLTAWELKQAGISFTLITDSMAGYFLNRGKIDCVIIGADRITANGDTANKIGSYSLAVLAMENGVPFYVAAPVSTIDLSLACGNEIPIEERDPDEVTHLQGVSTAPEGTVAANPAFDVTPHYYITAIITEKGVIKEPYIERLRGIV
- a CDS encoding GNAT family N-acetyltransferase, with the translated sequence MTNSKKVRIRKRKLADALDNYIWQTDPDLARLNAIPVQEVQETTFDRYLAGYWNEIRHPSPDKHVFAIETLAGSHIGTCSCYNIDETSGEGELGIMIGNRSCRDKGYGADTVTTLLNHIYRATKLNRIYLKTLYSNHQAQRCFEKCGFTPCGHLSRDGCRFILMEISRQRWQERQ
- a CDS encoding HEAT repeat domain-containing protein encodes the protein MLSPIEEIITQLADSSKPLLNSSLADLSNITTEKLNFLKEVWPAIESQRRRQIVSRLVELAEDNFELDFDSIFKNCLSDQDAEVRSKAIEGLWENEEPSLIHTLIAIMEQDNSKLVQAAAATGLGKFTTLAEQQKLRPAYTSKIYRALLAVIDDRNKPVEVRRRALEAIAPLDSPEVEKAIGEAYRSSNRTLRISAIYAMGRNGNPSWLSIILDEAGSPDAEIRYEVARACGELGEEEAVPYLINLAADPDIEIQLAAIEALGQTGGTEAKNFLEQCLDASNEVVQQAAEQALNELQAEGEDSPPF
- a CDS encoding PAC2 family protein, giving the protein MKSERHDGMKKLVKIYARPKLSSPVMLAAWPGIGNVATIAATYLAKKLPFKRLGEIESSYFFDPIGIVVRDHVVEAPQFPQNRFYYWKNKEGMSDLILFIGEDQPASKGYELANCVLDVGIRFLAQRVYTLAAALTRIHHTEQPKVWGVGTNQKLTEDLKKYDLVQKGNLQIAGLNGLMLGVAKERDIDGICLLGEVPMYATRIQNPMAALVILKVLVRILNIEIDLTELTQLAIETREGMKQAAAEAMGEYIDHFTEPIWESGEEEEEEEEE
- a CDS encoding TldD/PmbA family protein codes for the protein MENILAQAKKTAEAAEVFRVTAEETPVQFEANRLKHIQSKQSSYTALRIIKNGRIGYAISTGASDVPELVSTAVETAEFGIKTGFELPPPTPYPEIKVLDPAVASVSLDKMIGLGEEMIAAVRGYNRDILCQAEVNKEITSVRIINSRGGEVNYKQSTFALGIEGHLIRDTDMLFVGESASSCHPVSETRGITDVVLRQLELARNQARLEGKRMPVIFTPSGVASAIIPPLMAAFNGKIVLEGASPIGNRIGEPVFDSKLSLRDDPTVDYRPESRPADDEGIPSRYTPLIEEGKIANFIYDLQTAALAGTRSTGNGNRNSSGMLAPAPTSFIITPGKTTFEEMVNDVKEGLVIEYLMGAAQGNILSGDFSGNVLLGYKIENGKIVGRVKDTMVSGNVYHLLKEITAVGSDAKWEGGSIYTPSLYCPVVSVAVKK